The following are encoded together in the Kribbella voronezhensis genome:
- a CDS encoding MFS transporter — protein sequence MSRRTGLIALFTADVLSVLGDRVSMVAIPWLVLTTTGSPAKMGLVAGAEMLPYVVSGVLAAPLADRFGLRRTSIVTDLGSAVAMAVIVLSPGSSFIGLCLLVAVAGALRGLGDRVKHVMLKPMADAAGVKMIRVTSSYEGFTRTATLIGAPLGGLLISWIGPNKAITVDAISFLVCAALIGSLVRLPPAASGEPVPEREPYFRALRGGFAYIRKDQLLLGMIVMIFFLNVFNQASTAVFVPLWVEQVLKSPAALGLLFGGFAAGALLGNVIFTVLGPRLPQYGSFVIGAAVGGAPRLFTLGLSHHLWLVVTVSFCCGVANAAVNPVMGVTLYERVPAALQTRVFGVTGAIAFIGIPIGGVLAGWGVAVVGLRPAVVASGVILLLVTLVPVYRLWRRPVELAHYKAPTPEEAA from the coding sequence ATGAGTCGCAGGACGGGGTTGATAGCGCTGTTCACGGCGGACGTGCTGTCTGTCCTGGGCGACCGCGTGTCGATGGTGGCGATCCCCTGGCTGGTGCTGACCACCACCGGCAGCCCGGCGAAGATGGGCCTCGTCGCCGGCGCGGAGATGCTCCCGTACGTCGTATCGGGTGTGCTCGCCGCTCCCCTGGCCGACCGGTTCGGGTTACGCCGTACGTCGATCGTCACCGACCTCGGCAGCGCGGTCGCGATGGCCGTGATCGTGCTGTCGCCCGGGTCGTCGTTCATCGGGTTGTGCCTGCTGGTCGCCGTCGCGGGCGCGCTGCGCGGCCTCGGCGACCGGGTCAAGCACGTGATGCTCAAGCCGATGGCCGACGCGGCCGGGGTGAAGATGATCCGGGTCACCTCCTCGTACGAGGGGTTCACCCGGACCGCCACGCTGATCGGGGCGCCGCTCGGTGGTCTGCTGATCAGCTGGATCGGGCCGAACAAAGCGATCACCGTGGACGCGATCTCGTTCCTGGTCTGCGCCGCGCTGATCGGCTCGCTGGTCCGGCTCCCACCGGCTGCCTCCGGCGAGCCGGTGCCCGAGCGTGAGCCCTACTTCCGGGCGCTGCGCGGTGGCTTCGCATACATCCGCAAGGACCAGTTGCTGCTCGGCATGATCGTGATGATCTTCTTCCTCAACGTGTTCAACCAGGCCAGTACTGCGGTCTTCGTGCCGCTCTGGGTCGAGCAGGTGCTCAAGTCGCCCGCAGCGCTCGGACTGCTCTTCGGCGGGTTCGCTGCTGGTGCACTGCTCGGCAACGTGATCTTCACCGTGTTGGGGCCGCGCCTGCCGCAGTACGGGTCGTTCGTGATCGGCGCTGCGGTCGGTGGAGCGCCCCGGCTGTTCACGCTCGGGCTGTCGCATCACCTGTGGCTGGTGGTCACCGTGAGCTTCTGTTGTGGCGTCGCGAACGCAGCGGTGAACCCGGTGATGGGCGTGACGCTGTACGAGCGGGTGCCGGCTGCGCTGCAGACCAGGGTGTTCGGGGTGACGGGGGCGATCGCCTTCATCGGCATCCCGATCGGTGGGGTGCTCGCTGGGTGGGGAGTCGCTGTGGTCGGGCTGCGGCCGGCTGTGGTGGCGTCTGGGGTGATCCTGCTGCTGGTGACGCTCGTACCCGTGTACCGGCTGTGGCGGCGACCTGTTGAGCTCGCGCACTACAAGGCGCCGACGCCTGAGGAGGCGGCATGA
- a CDS encoding SGNH/GDSL hydrolase family protein translates to MTTEATDEYCLAEGESLKLLTGHPWRRFVVLGDSVAEGLCEPVPGYSDLQWADRLAFELRSAGPSLEYLNLGVSGLRAHEIRAQQLEPALAFEPDLALVVGGGNDAFSARYNPDAVDAELTAMVAALQSAGADVITLGMFNVGYSPAVVDWLRPGLRTRMSVLAERTQSMAARLNTIHVHLTDHPLSTDPGLYSADGRHGNARSDAVAAAVTVRRLGEHLQRV, encoded by the coding sequence ATGACCACCGAGGCCACCGACGAGTACTGCCTCGCCGAGGGCGAGTCTTTGAAGCTGCTGACCGGTCACCCGTGGCGGCGATTCGTAGTACTGGGTGACAGCGTCGCCGAAGGGCTGTGCGAGCCAGTGCCCGGCTACAGCGACCTGCAGTGGGCTGATCGGCTGGCTTTTGAGCTGCGGTCAGCCGGGCCGTCGCTGGAGTACTTGAACCTGGGTGTGAGCGGGCTGCGGGCGCACGAGATCCGCGCTCAACAGCTGGAACCAGCGCTCGCCTTCGAGCCGGATCTGGCCCTGGTCGTCGGTGGCGGGAACGACGCCTTCAGCGCCCGCTACAACCCGGACGCCGTCGACGCCGAGCTGACCGCAATGGTCGCCGCGTTGCAGTCGGCCGGCGCCGACGTCATCACCCTCGGCATGTTCAACGTCGGCTACTCCCCCGCCGTCGTCGACTGGCTCCGCCCCGGCCTCCGCACCCGCATGAGCGTGCTGGCCGAGCGCACCCAGTCGATGGCCGCCCGCCTGAACACCATCCACGTCCACCTCACCGACCACCCGCTCTCCACCGACCCAGGCCTGTACAGCGCCGACGGCCGCCACGGCAACGCCCGCAGCGACGCGGTAGCCGCAGCCGTCACCGTCCGCCGCCTGGGTGAGCACTTGCAGCGGGT